A genomic region of Exiguobacterium oxidotolerans JCM 12280 contains the following coding sequences:
- a CDS encoding S1 domain-containing RNA-binding protein, which produces MSIEVGSKVQGKVTGITNFGAFVELPTGKTGLVHISEVADSYVKDINDVLTVGQEITVKVLSVENDGKIGLSIKKAVDRPEGERPRPARQFDRGPRPAGQDRGPRQFDNKGPRGGGSGGGNRGGFNKGGRGAPAPRKEQTFDTLMTSFLKDSEDRLATLKRQTDSKRGGRGAKRQ; this is translated from the coding sequence ATGTCGATTGAAGTAGGCAGCAAAGTGCAAGGGAAAGTTACAGGCATCACTAATTTCGGAGCGTTCGTAGAATTACCGACTGGAAAAACCGGTCTCGTTCACATCAGCGAAGTGGCAGATTCTTACGTTAAAGATATCAATGATGTCTTGACGGTTGGACAGGAAATCACAGTTAAAGTCTTGAGTGTAGAAAACGATGGAAAAATCGGTCTTTCGATCAAGAAGGCTGTCGATCGTCCAGAAGGCGAACGTCCACGTCCTGCGCGTCAATTCGACCGTGGCCCACGCCCGGCCGGTCAAGATCGCGGACCACGTCAGTTTGATAATAAAGGCCCACGTGGTGGCGGCAGTGGCGGCGGAAACCGTGGAGGTTTCAACAAAGGTGGTCGCGGAGCACCTGCTCCACGTAAAGAGCAAACGTTCGATACGTTGATGACGAGTTTCCTCAAAGACAGTGAAGATCGTCTTGCGACACTCAAACGCCAAA